The Neodiprion fabricii isolate iyNeoFabr1 chromosome 4, iyNeoFabr1.1, whole genome shotgun sequence genome window below encodes:
- the LOC124180252 gene encoding lysosome membrane protein 2-like — translation MKEQFKIKPAGFEVNRNIIKEKSHMISKIWFILFFAGTTIISLGLAVVFWGTSAFENAIISQLELKNGTQTFEWWERPPVHPVLKVRIFNYTNVEACKAGNASKLLVEEVGPYIYREIITRVNVRFNENGTVTYQENVTHEWIGGRPDSEIVRVPNLLLIMAVQKVKDMNYVTQFAATAFLSILEVEPFKLLTVKEYLWGYTDNLLETAQNIPMDTEVVDKIGMLMKRSGLSKDRITVHTGNGDIDKLGLYEELNGLKSLKVWGGEECDKIQGTDGSMFPPNIIRDRNAPLEIYTRDICRKVSLTYHSTNTSFGIPSLRYKPAKDVFTASSTKNSCFCEKTVQGSKGTIQSCPPAGVLNVSACQFGAPLLISFPHFYRGEKILLKNVDGLKPNAELHETYLDVHPRLGTPIGGWSRMQVNLQVTVVPTVPVLDLLKDGMILPMFWFEIGIDSIPEVVLSLLKQAYFTASTVETTFKWGSLVCTFLSMCALAFVTKKYSLSIQLRRSATLQRLT, via the exons ATGAAGGAACAGTTCAAAATCAAGCCCGCGGGGTTCGAAGTGAATAGAAATATAATAAAGGAGAAAAGTCacatgatttcaaaaatctggtttatattatttttcgctgGAACAACAATAATAAGCCTTGGTCTGGCGGTTGTTTTTTGGGGCACCAGCGCGTTCGAGAACGCGATAATTTCGCAATTGGAACTTAAAAATGGCACGCAGACTTTCGAGTGGTGGGAACGGCCGCCGGTACACCCGGTGCTGAAGGTGAGAATATTCAATTACACGAACGTGGAAGCGTGCAAGGCCGGAAACGCGTCTAAGCTTCTCGTCGAGGAGGTCGGACCGTACATTTACAGGGAAATAATAACCAGAGTAAACGTCCGGTTCAACGAAAATGGCACCGTGACTTATCAGGAGAATGTAACCCACGAATGGATCGGGGGGCGACCCGATAGTGAAATAGTCAGAGTTCCGAATCTGCTGCTTATTATGGCCGTTCAAAAAGTGAAAGACATGAACTACGTAACGCAATTTGCTGCCACGGCGTTTCTAAGTATACTGGAAGTCGAGCCCTTCAAGCTGCTCACCGTGAAAGAATACCTTTGGGGATACACCGACAACTTGCTCGAAACAGCGCAGAATATTCCAATGGACACCGAGGTGGTCGACAAGATCGGGATGTTGATGAAA AGGTCCGGACTCTCCAAGGATCGCATCACCGTCCACACCGGAAACGGCGACATCGACAAACTCGGTTTATATGAGGAATTGAACGGCCTGAAGAGTCTGAAAGTCTGGGGTGGCGAGGAGTGCGATAAGATTCAAGGTACAGACGGCAGCATGTTTCCCCCGAATATCATTCGGGACCGTAATGCCCCGTTGGAAATTTACACCCGAGATATATGCAGGAAAGTCTCACTCACGTACCACAGCACCAATACCTCCTTTGGGATACCGTCTCTGAG GTACAAGCCGGCCAAAGACGTCTTCACGGCATCCAGCACAAAGAACTCCTGTTTCTGCGAGAAGACTGTCCAGGGTTCGAAAGGGACGATCCAGTCATGCCCGCCGGCGGGAGTTCTCAACGTATCAGCCTGCCAATTCGGCGCGCCATTGTTAATATCGTTTCCCCATTTTTATCGTGGAGAAAAAATCCTATTGAAGAATGTCGATGGTCTGAAACCTAACGCCGAGCTGCACGAAACTTATCTCGACGTACATCCG CGTCTCGGAACACCGATTGGCGGATGGTCGCGAATGCAAGTTAATCTCCAGGTGACCGTAGTCCCCACGGTTCCCGTGCTGGATTTACTGAAGGATGGAATGATCCTACCGATGTTCTGGTTCGAGATAGGGATCGACTCGATACCGGAAGTGGTTTTGAGCCTGCTAAAACAAGCCTACTTCACCGCGAGCACTGTCGAGACTACATTCAAATGGGGCAGCTTGGTGTGCACGTTTCTATCGATGTGCGCATTGGCGTTCGTTACGAAGAAGTACAGTTTGTCTATTCAACTTAGGCGCAGTGCTACGTTACAAAGACTTACGTAA